The Scomber scombrus chromosome 5, fScoSco1.1, whole genome shotgun sequence genome window below encodes:
- the LOC133980991 gene encoding olfactory receptor 52B2-like gives MEIVPTNASSRKLLTLETLGISAAHIYPAFVFGTIFYLIIVFCNLLVLITIAVSKKLHTPMFILLFNLPISDMLGATAFFPHLIFSIVTQSRSISHPACITQAFLVHVYGTGNLLILSAMAYDRYIAICHPLRYNTIMNPHTLIKIIFVMWFINLSVISTLFMLHARFKICRTNIVDLYCNNPSLLKLACEDIRVNNYYGFASIVFVLGVPLLIIMYTYAQILRTCVMTNQPDARRKAIQTCGTHLVVFLMLEINTVFTLIAHRIEGASPNSRRLLGASVLIFPPILDPIIYGLKITELKQSITLFLKTNLSSSNKL, from the coding sequence ATGGAAATTGTGCCTACAAATGCATCTTCCAGAAAATTACTAACACTGGAAACACTGGGCATATCTGCTGCACATATTTACCCAGCATTTGTATTTGGAACAATTTTTTATCTAATTATTGTCTTTTGCAACTTGTTGGTATTAATAACTATTGCTGTGAGCAAAAAACTACATACGCCTATGTTTATCCTGCTGTTCAACTTGCCCATTAGTGACATGCTGGGTGCTACAGCTTTTTTTCCTCACCTCATATTCAGCATTGTGACACAGAGCAGATCGATTTCCCATCCTGCATGTATTACTCAGGCTTTTCTGGTTCATGTTTACGGTACAGGAAACTTGTTGATTCTGAGTGCCATGGCATATGACAGATATATTGCTATATGTCATCCTTTGAGGTATAATACCATAATGAATCCACatactttaattaaaattatttttgtaatgtggTTCATAAATTTATCAGTTATTTCTACATTGTTCATGCTGCATGCACGGTTTAAAATTTGTAGGACAAATATAGTGGATTTGTATTGTAACAATCCATCATTACTGAAACTGGCCTGTGAGGATATCAGGGTGAACAACTACTATGGATTCGCCAGTATAGTCTTTGTCCTCGGTGTCCCactgttaataataatgtacaCATATGCACAGATCTTGCGTACATGTGTTATGACTAATCAGCCTGATGCTCGCAGAAAAGCCATTCAGACATGTGGcactcatttagttgttttcttAATGTTAGAAATCAACACTGTGTTTACACTTATTGCTCACCGAATTGAGGGTGCGTCCCCAAACAGTAGACGGCTTCTTGGTGCTTCAGTTTTAATATTTCCCCCTATTTTGGACCCGATTATATATGGACTGAAAATCACAGAACTGAAGCAGAGCATAACACTGTtcctaaaaacaaatctgtcatCTTCAAACAAGTTGTAA
- the LOC133980990 gene encoding putative gustatory receptor clone PTE01, which yields MPTNASSRKLLTLETLGISAAHIYPAFVFGTIIYLIIVFCNLLVLITIAVCKKLHTPMFILLFNLPISDMLGATVFFPHLIFSIVTRSRSISHPACITQAFLVHVYGTGNLLILSAMAYDRYIAICHPLRYNTIMNPHTLIKIIFSIWFINLSIISILFMLHARFKICRTNIVDLYCNNPSLLKLACEDTSVNNYYGLACIIFLQGGPLSIIVYTYAQILRTCVMTNQPDARRKAIQTCGTHLVVFLILQINTVLTLIAHRIESVSPNSRRLLGASVLIFPPFLDPIIYGLKITELKQSITLFLKRNLSSSSSNKL from the coding sequence ATGCCTACAAATGCATCTTCCAGAAAATTACTAACACTGGAAACACTGGGCATATCTGCTGCACATATTTACCCAGCATTTGTATTTGGAACAATTATTTATCTAATTATTGTCTTTTGCAACTTGTTGGTATTAATAACTATTGCTGTGTGCAAAAAACTACATACACCTATGTTTATCCTGCTGTTCAACTTGCCCATTAGTGACATGCTGGGTgctacagttttttttcctcacctCATATTCAGCATTGTGACAAGGAGCAGATCGATTTCCCATCCTGCATGTATTACTCAGGCTTTTCTGGTTCATGTTTACGGTACAGGAAACCTGTTGATTCTGAGTGCCATGGCATATGACAGATATATTGCTATATGTCATCCTTTGAGGTATAATACCATAATGAATCCACatactttaattaaaattattttttcaatttggTTCATAAATTTATCAATTATTTCTATATTGTTCATGCTGCATGCACGGTTTAAAATTTGTAGGACAAATATAGTGGATTTGTATTGTAACAACCCATCATTACTAAAACTGGCCTGTGAGGACACCAGTGTGAACAACTACTATGGATTAGCTTGTATAATCTTTCTACAAGGAGGCCCACTTTCAATAATAGTTTACACATATGCACAGATCTTGCGTACATGTGTTATGACTAATCAGCCTGATGCTCGCAGAAAAGCCATTCAGACATGTGGCACTCATTTAGTTGTGTTCTTAATCTTACAAATCAACACTGTGTTAACACTTATTGCTCACCGAATTGAGAGTGTATCCCCAAACAGTAGACGGCTTCTTGGTGCGTCAGTTTTAatatttcccccttttttggACCCGATTATATATGGACTGAAAATCACAGAACTGAAGCAGAGCATAACACTGTTCCtaaaaagaaatctgtcatcttcatcttcaaacAAATTGTAA
- the LOC133980466 gene encoding olfactory receptor 13H1-like: MESNMTIASDILEIQGFDIAPEFTYPLFFLLLFVYSSLLFSNIGVLVLIITEKSLHQPMYILFCNLSVNDLIGNTVLLPPLMAHVISTERFITYSQCVAQAFHSHTFGSASHMILTIMAIDRYVAICHPLRYSSIMTTRTVIVLSATAWGVSLSLVSVLIGLTVRLSRCRSFIQNAYCDNASLFKLSCEDVSINNIYGLFFTVMLFSCSMGSIAVTYFRIAIICWIKKNKELNNRALQTCASHLVLYLIMLWSGFLTIILHRFPNYPDLRKFAYILFHVVPANLNPVIYGMQTRSLRAKIFQILHRDVTST, translated from the coding sequence ATGGAAAGCAACATGACAATTGCAAGTGATATCCTGGAGATCCAAGGCTTTGATATAGCTCCAGAGTTCACATACCCTCTGTTTTTCTTACTGCTGTTTGTGTACTCTTCCCTGCTTTTTTCCAACATTGGTGTTCTTGTGCTTATCATCACTGAGAAGAGTTTGCACCAGCCAATGTACATTCTCTTCTGTAATCTGTCTGTCAATGATTTAATAGGTAACACAGTCCTACTTCCGCCGCTGATGGCTCACGTTATTTCAACAGAACGGTTTATCACATACAGCCAGTGTGTTGCTCAGGCCTTTCACAGCCACACATTCGGATCAGCTTCACATATGATTCTCACCATTATGGCAATTGACAGATATGTAGCAATATGTCACCCTTTGAGGTACAGTTCAATTATGACCACCAGAACTGTGATTGTGTTGTCTGCAACTGCATGGGGGGTGTCACTATCACTTGTGTCTGTTTTGATAGGACTCACTGTAAGGTTGTCCCGTTGTAGATCATTTATACAAAATGCTTATTGTGACAATGCATCATTGTTCAAACTATCTTGTGAGGATGTGTCCATCAACAATATCTATGGGCTGTTTTTcactgtgatgttgtttagtTGCTCAATGGGAAGCATAGCCGTCACTTATTTCAGAATAGCTATCATCTGCTGgatcaagaaaaacaaagagttgAATAACAGAGCACTGCAAACCTGTGCCAGCCACTTGGTTCTTTACCTTATTATGCTCTGGTCTGGTTTTTTAACCATCATTCTGCACCGTTTCCCAAATTACCCAGATTTAAGGAAGtttgcatacattttatttcatgttgttcCTGCTAATTTGAATCCTGTCATTTATGGAATGCAAACAAGGTCATTACGGGCTAAAATTTTCCAGATACTGCATAGAGACGTTACATCAACCTAA
- the LOC133980662 gene encoding olfactory receptor 52B2-like, with protein sequence MENKSFGFSFELTLDPFVIPPGGKYPIFFFGIAIYFFGIFCNLTLLILIIVKRNLHKPMYFILFSLPLNDLIGITAMLPKVLSDIVTETNKVYYPLCVLQAFLLHMYGGGILFILAAMSFDRYVAICMPLRYSSIMTPRGVTCIIFLVWGLDFVLIVSLFSLQTRLPRCKSVIMNVFCDNPSLLKLTCGNTAINNIIGLFNTAIMQAVSVSVQAFSYVKILITCVVTRRSETKTKAVNTCVAQLVILVIFEIAGTFTILSHRFKNVSADLQKIMGMLIFLVPPLLNPIVYGLYTNEIRSTFLRVLKNRFTN encoded by the coding sequence atggaaaacaaatctTTTGGGTTCAGCTTTGAATTAACCCTGGACCCATTTGTTATTCCACCTGGAGGGAAGTatcccattttcttttttggtattgcaatttatttttttggcattttttgcaACCTGACCTTACTGATTTTGATCATTGTGAAGAGGAACCTTCACAAGCCCATGTATTTTATCCTGTTTAGTCTTCCTCTCAATGATCTGATAGGTATAACTGCCATGCTACCAAAAGTGCTTTCAGACATTGTCACTGAGACTAATAAGGTTTACTATCCTTTGTGCGTTTTACAAGCATTCTTACTCCATATGTATGGTGGTGGTATTCTGTTTATCCTGGCAGCAATGTCTTTTGATCGTTATGTTGCCATCTGTATGCCATTACGCTACAGCTCCATTATGACACCCAGAGGTGTTACTTGTATTATCTTTCTAGTTTGGGGTCTTGACTTTGTCTTGATTGTATCACTGTTCTCTTTGCAGACACGGCTTCCTAGGTGTAAATCTGTAATTATGAATGTCTTCTGTGATAACCCATCTCTTCTGAAACTCACATGTGGGAACACGGCCATCAATAATATCATAGGATTATTTAACACAGCCATCATGCAAGCTGTAAGTGTGTCTGTTCAGGCATTTTCATATGTCAAGATTCTGATCACGTGTGTGGTCACAAGGAGGTCTGAAACCAAGACAAAAGCTGTCAACACGTGTGTTGCACAGTTGGTTATATTAGTCATATTTGAGATAGCCGGGACTTTCACAATTTTATCTCAcaggtttaaaaatgtgtcagctGACTTGCAGAAGATAATGGGCATGCTAATATTTCTTGTACCTCCACTTCTGAATCCAATTGTGTATGGACTGTATACAAATGAAATACGAAGCACTTTCCTGAGAGTCTTAAAAAATAGATTCACCAACTGA